One region of Oscillatoria salina IIICB1 genomic DNA includes:
- a CDS encoding EamA family transporter — protein sequence MLWFLFASLTAIFESLKDVTSKYGLKNINEYIVSWALMFFTLPLLLPLLFFIQIPELGSKFELALLIGGSLNIVAIIFFIKAIKISDLSIAIPLIAFTPLFLLITSPLIIGEYPTWIDAIGIFLIVIGSYILNLKEKEKGYLVPLKALVTEKGSKLMLLVAFIWSITSAVDKLGIENSSPTFWAIANYSFIAIAMLPIMLFKAKHSLKQIPQNLLTLIPIGLFQGAAILLQMQAISMTLVAYVISVKRLSALITVLLGYLIFHEQGIKARATGAAVMIAGVLVITIF from the coding sequence ATGCTTTGGTTTCTTTTTGCCAGTTTGACGGCTATTTTTGAATCTTTGAAAGATGTAACTAGCAAGTACGGCTTAAAAAATATTAACGAATATATTGTTTCTTGGGCGTTAATGTTTTTTACTTTACCTCTGTTACTTCCCCTGTTATTTTTTATTCAAATTCCTGAGTTAGGAAGTAAATTTGAACTTGCCCTCTTAATAGGAGGAAGTTTGAATATTGTGGCAATCATTTTTTTTATCAAAGCTATAAAAATTTCTGACTTATCAATTGCCATTCCCTTAATTGCTTTTACGCCTTTATTTTTGTTAATTACTTCTCCCTTAATCATCGGAGAATATCCCACCTGGATTGATGCAATTGGCATTTTCTTAATTGTCATTGGTTCGTATATTCTCAACTTAAAAGAAAAAGAAAAAGGCTACCTCGTTCCCTTAAAAGCACTGGTAACGGAAAAAGGATCGAAACTAATGTTGCTAGTAGCTTTTATTTGGAGTATCACCTCAGCAGTTGACAAGCTAGGAATAGAAAATTCCTCACCGACATTTTGGGCGATCGCTAACTACAGTTTTATTGCTATCGCTATGTTACCAATTATGTTATTTAAAGCTAAACATAGCCTTAAACAAATCCCGCAAAATTTACTTACTTTGATTCCTATCGGCTTATTTCAAGGTGCAGCAATTTTGTTGCAAATGCAAGCAATTAGTATGACTTTAGTTGCTTATGTCATCTCAGTTAAAAGACTTAGTGCTTTAATTACCGTGCTACTTGGTTACTTAATTTTTCACGAACAAGGTATCAAAGCAAGAGCAACAGGTGCAGCAGTTATGATTGCCGGCGTTTTAGTTATTACTATTTTCTAA
- a CDS encoding bifunctional diguanylate cyclase/phosphodiesterase: MNFSDRLPQALGLNASKQAALGLIILMAAGFAGNYLRWSFFFHIDFIFGTIAVWLVVCLYGKSWGIVAALIASSCTYLLWLHPYAIVIFTCEAIFVSYLFHRRKQNILLLDGIYWLIIGMPLIWFFYAHVLQVEPIQARIILLKQPVNGIFNALIASLMLNYLPIHKCLDRPPKLSNLSLRQTLFNLLVAFVFFPTLGFMAWDSHRVVDNIKTSAQQELNAVSTQLINEIETWQQKHLQALRKLAEISPLSFRERLLTWQANIQITKAILPDFENIYLVDSAGKIRVSTSAIQTNFPKKINLSSAQISITESKNLSEKRLILTVATDQQKRNFIIGEINLNTLEKILKLNTNEQGREITLVDPNQRVIASTRSNLQRQQTFARRQDGEIQPLKAQSSYHWLPTTGSPIFMVRWTNSFFVRESLIANEIPWTLIVEVPAAPHVRYIEQVYTKDLLVLIVISSLALIIAELISRRLVAPLYQLAKVTTNLPHKLLERELIRWPQSQITELASLVDNFRLMSVALAQKFREIHAAKILLEQRVADRTQELLATNRELEAEIRERQQVEAALRESEERFRQMAENINEVFWMKDRDRYTNLYTSPAYETIWGRSCASLYRDPTSYLDAIHPEDREQVVKALKKKSIGDYNEEYRIIKPDGSVRWIWDRAFPIANSKGEVYRIVGVARDITDRKLAEAQLLRNAFYDPLTELPNRSLFMDRLKQAIARTQRELKRRFAVLFLDLDRFKIVNDSLGHLVGDRLLIETAQRLQTCLRPGDTVARFGGDEFAILLDDVKDVGKAILVCERIQKALESPFFLDSYEVFTTASIGIALSTKNDRQPENLLRDADTAMYRAKAKGKGHYAIFDPTMYNQVVELLRVETDLRKAIERQELQVYYQPVICLKTGKIIGFEALVRWQHSQQGLISPAAFIPIAEETGLIVSIGQWVLEASCRQLLEWQEKFSFSRDLIMSVNLSPKQFCQRSLVAEIDKIMQKTRINAKNLKLEITESGIVENADSAAQILAHLKNLGVQLCIDDFGTGYSSLSRLHQFPIDTLKIDRSFVSRMERESEGIKIVQAIVTLAHNLGMDAIAEGIETQMQLEQLKALQCEQGQGYFFAKPLDNKAAEELLAKSPQW, encoded by the coding sequence ATGAATTTTAGCGATCGCCTACCACAAGCACTCGGATTAAATGCCAGCAAACAAGCCGCGCTAGGACTGATTATACTTATGGCTGCGGGGTTTGCAGGTAATTATTTACGTTGGTCGTTTTTTTTTCACATCGACTTTATTTTCGGGACGATCGCTGTATGGTTGGTAGTCTGTCTTTACGGAAAATCCTGGGGGATCGTCGCTGCACTAATTGCGAGTAGTTGTACCTACTTACTTTGGTTGCATCCCTACGCGATCGTTATCTTTACCTGCGAAGCAATCTTTGTCAGTTACTTATTTCACCGACGCAAGCAAAACATTCTTTTACTCGATGGCATTTATTGGCTAATCATCGGAATGCCTTTAATTTGGTTTTTTTACGCTCATGTATTACAAGTAGAACCGATTCAAGCACGAATAATTCTCTTAAAACAACCTGTAAACGGCATTTTTAACGCTCTCATTGCCAGCTTAATGCTTAACTATTTACCTATCCACAAATGCTTAGATCGTCCGCCCAAACTTAGTAATCTTAGCCTCCGTCAAACATTATTTAACCTCCTGGTAGCCTTTGTCTTTTTTCCCACCCTCGGCTTCATGGCTTGGGATAGCCATCGTGTGGTTGATAACATCAAAACCTCAGCCCAACAAGAACTTAATGCTGTCTCAACTCAGTTAATAAATGAAATCGAAACTTGGCAGCAGAAACATCTACAAGCCTTAAGAAAATTAGCGGAAATTTCTCCATTATCTTTCCGGGAGCGATTACTAACTTGGCAGGCAAATATCCAAATAACTAAAGCTATTTTACCAGATTTTGAGAACATTTATTTAGTGGATTCAGCAGGAAAAATTCGAGTATCAACTTCAGCAATTCAAACCAATTTTCCTAAAAAAATTAACCTATCTTCAGCCCAAATATCAATTACTGAAAGCAAGAATCTTTCCGAAAAAAGACTTATTTTGACTGTAGCGACAGACCAGCAAAAACGCAATTTTATTATTGGTGAAATCAATCTCAATACCTTAGAAAAAATTCTCAAATTAAACACTAACGAACAAGGAAGAGAAATTACTCTCGTAGATCCAAACCAGAGGGTTATAGCTAGTACCAGAAGCAATCTGCAAAGGCAACAAACTTTCGCTCGCCGTCAGGATGGCGAAATTCAACCTTTGAAAGCCCAATCCAGCTATCATTGGTTGCCAACTACAGGCAGTCCCATATTTATGGTACGGTGGACAAACTCCTTTTTTGTCCGGGAATCTTTAATCGCTAACGAGATACCTTGGACATTAATTGTTGAAGTTCCTGCTGCACCCCACGTCCGCTATATCGAACAAGTATATACTAAAGATTTACTAGTTTTAATTGTTATTTCTAGCTTGGCTTTAATCATCGCTGAATTAATTTCTCGTCGTCTTGTCGCTCCTCTTTACCAACTAGCAAAAGTAACTACTAATTTACCTCATAAACTTTTAGAAAGAGAATTAATTCGCTGGCCCCAATCTCAAATTACCGAATTAGCTTCTTTAGTGGATAATTTTCGCTTAATGTCAGTAGCACTCGCCCAAAAATTCCGCGAAATCCATGCTGCTAAAATCTTGCTAGAGCAACGAGTTGCCGATCGCACTCAAGAACTATTAGCAACAAATCGCGAATTAGAAGCAGAAATTAGAGAACGCCAGCAAGTAGAAGCCGCATTGCGAGAGAGTGAAGAAAGATTTCGGCAAATGGCAGAAAATATTAACGAAGTATTTTGGATGAAAGACCGCGATCGCTACACTAATCTTTATACCAGTCCTGCTTACGAAACAATTTGGGGTCGTAGCTGTGCTAGTTTATACCGCGATCCTACTTCTTACCTCGATGCTATTCATCCAGAAGATCGCGAACAAGTAGTCAAAGCCCTGAAGAAGAAATCGATCGGTGACTATAACGAAGAATATCGCATTATCAAGCCTGACGGTTCTGTGCGTTGGATTTGGGATCGCGCTTTTCCGATCGCCAACTCTAAGGGTGAAGTATATCGCATCGTTGGAGTTGCCCGAGATATCACCGATCGCAAACTAGCAGAAGCCCAATTATTACGCAACGCCTTTTACGATCCTCTCACAGAATTACCCAACCGTTCCTTATTTATGGATCGCCTCAAACAAGCGATCGCCCGCACTCAACGAGAACTAAAACGTCGCTTTGCGGTACTTTTCCTCGACTTAGATCGCTTCAAAATCGTTAACGACAGTTTAGGACATTTAGTTGGCGATCGCCTCCTGATCGAAACCGCCCAACGACTCCAAACTTGTTTGCGTCCCGGAGATACTGTCGCCCGATTCGGTGGCGATGAATTCGCTATCTTATTAGATGATGTCAAAGATGTCGGTAAAGCTATCTTAGTTTGCGAACGCATTCAAAAAGCATTAGAATCACCTTTTTTCTTGGACAGCTACGAAGTTTTCACCACTGCTAGTATCGGGATCGCTTTAAGTACCAAAAACGATCGCCAACCAGAAAACTTGCTTCGAGATGCTGATACTGCCATGTATCGTGCCAAAGCCAAAGGAAAGGGTCATTATGCTATTTTCGATCCCACTATGTACAACCAAGTTGTTGAGTTGTTGCGAGTCGAAACCGATCTAAGAAAGGCAATCGAAAGACAAGAATTGCAAGTTTACTATCAACCAGTTATCTGCTTAAAAACTGGCAAAATTATCGGTTTTGAAGCCTTAGTTCGCTGGCAACATTCCCAACAAGGATTAATTTCTCCAGCAGCTTTTATTCCCATTGCTGAAGAAACCGGACTCATAGTTTCGATCGGACAATGGGTATTAGAAGCATCTTGTCGTCAACTGCTCGAATGGCAAGAAAAATTTAGCTTCTCCAGAGATTTGATTATGAGCGTCAATCTTTCCCCGAAACAATTTTGCCAGCGAAGCTTGGTTGCCGAAATCGACAAAATTATGCAAAAAACTAGGATTAATGCCAAAAACTTAAAATTAGAAATTACCGAAAGTGGCATTGTTGAAAATGCCGACTCTGCCGCCCAAATCTTAGCTCATTTGAAAAACTTAGGCGTACAATTGTGTATTGACGACTTTGGTACTGGTTACTCATCTTTGAGTCGCTTGCATCAATTTCCCATCGATACTTTGAAAATCGATCGCTCATTTGTGAGCAGAATGGAACGAGAAAGTGAAGGCATCAAAATAGTTCAAGCGATCGTCACTCTTGCTCATAACCTGGGTATGGATGCGATCGCCGAAGGAATAGAAACACAAATGCAGCTAGAACAACTAAAAGCTTTGCAATGCGAACAAGGACAAGGTTACTTTTTTGCCAAACCTTTAGATAATAAAGCAGCAGAAGAATTATTAGCAAAATCACCACAATGGTAA
- a CDS encoding SDR family oxidoreductase, whose translation MPQILITGGSGFLGGNLCQLAKQNWQVYATYNQHKIALDDVNFLPTDLTDFTQLKLLFAEIKPAAVIHTAAQSQPNYCQTHPDESFLINVTVSHNIAGLCADYAIPCIFTSTDLVFDGLNAPYRETDSTTPINTYGEQKVLAETGMLERYPQTAICRMPLMFGQATPTASSFIQLFLKALQDGKNLSLFTDEFRTPVSGKTAARGLLLALAKKVTGILHLGGKERISRYDFGCLMAEIFGFSQKQITRCLQRDVPMAAPRPSDVSLHSEKAFSLGYQPPSLRTELLEVRNCGLGRQGRGG comes from the coding sequence ATGCCCCAAATATTAATTACAGGCGGAAGTGGTTTTTTAGGTGGAAATCTTTGTCAACTCGCTAAACAAAACTGGCAAGTGTATGCAACTTATAACCAGCACAAAATTGCTCTTGACGACGTGAATTTCTTGCCAACTGACTTAACAGATTTTACTCAACTTAAACTTCTGTTTGCTGAAATCAAACCAGCAGCAGTTATTCACACTGCCGCCCAATCTCAACCTAACTATTGCCAAACTCATCCCGACGAATCATTTCTAATCAACGTCACTGTTTCTCATAATATTGCTGGTTTATGTGCAGATTATGCTATACCTTGTATTTTTACTTCTACAGACTTAGTATTTGATGGTTTAAATGCTCCCTATCGCGAAACTGATTCTACCACTCCAATTAATACTTATGGCGAGCAAAAAGTTTTGGCTGAAACAGGAATGTTAGAACGCTATCCCCAAACAGCAATTTGCCGAATGCCGTTAATGTTCGGTCAGGCTACCCCGACAGCTTCTAGTTTTATTCAACTATTTCTCAAAGCACTACAAGACGGTAAAAATTTAAGTCTATTTACTGATGAATTTAGAACCCCAGTAAGCGGTAAAACTGCTGCTCGGGGCTTATTATTAGCTTTAGCAAAAAAAGTTACAGGTATTTTACATCTAGGAGGAAAAGAGCGCATTTCTCGCTATGATTTTGGTTGCTTAATGGCAGAAATTTTTGGTTTTTCTCAAAAGCAAATTACTCGTTGTTTGCAACGAGATGTCCCGATGGCTGCACCAAGACCATCTGATGTTTCTTTGCACAGCGAAAAAGCTTTTAGTTTGGGATATCAACCTCCATCTTTGCGAACCGAGTTACTAGAGGTTAGAAACTGCGGCTTGGGGAGACAAGGAAGAGGGGGATGA
- a CDS encoding GNAT family N-acetyltransferase, with protein sequence MNLSLKENNNILIRPLLYRDWEVVESLVAEDRPEDGNGASVAHRQLENLRRWYGILKLLSFFPNPCQHDLCVYVAELEGTVCGLIQVAPFNKTRSTWRVERVIVAPGASQLDVGSQLLRHCFETIWEARTWIIEVNVNDSSTLALYRQNGFQPLAQMTYWAIAAELLADLAAQEPDLPNLLPVSNADAQLLYQLDTVSMPPLLRQVFDRHILDFKTSFLNAFLTNVRQWLNHSQKISSYVFEPQRKAAIGYFKLQLAHNNSQLHQAQLTVHPAYTWLYPKLLSQMAQIVVQTSPHHALQLASADYQPEREEYLEKIGANRIEHTLLMSRSVWHKLRETKPVSLEGLQLSEVLQGLQPARTPIPTRMSWLKSVTKLPNNSKLDISTSESTLNNSSSQNDSAPTETNESTENGHLS encoded by the coding sequence ATGAATTTATCTCTAAAAGAAAATAACAATATATTAATCCGACCCCTACTATATCGCGATTGGGAGGTGGTAGAGTCTCTTGTTGCTGAGGATCGCCCTGAAGATGGTAATGGTGCTTCGGTAGCTCATCGCCAACTAGAAAATCTCCGTCGCTGGTATGGAATACTTAAGTTGTTAAGTTTTTTTCCTAATCCTTGCCAACATGACCTTTGCGTGTATGTCGCTGAGTTAGAAGGAACGGTTTGCGGTTTAATTCAAGTTGCACCCTTCAACAAAACTCGCAGCACTTGGCGGGTTGAGCGGGTAATTGTCGCTCCTGGGGCTTCTCAATTAGATGTGGGCTCTCAATTATTGCGTCACTGTTTTGAAACGATTTGGGAAGCGCGTACTTGGATTATTGAAGTTAATGTTAATGATAGCAGCACCTTGGCATTATACCGACAAAATGGCTTTCAGCCCCTAGCACAAATGACTTATTGGGCGATCGCTGCGGAGTTGTTAGCGGATTTGGCTGCACAAGAGCCAGATTTGCCTAATCTCTTACCAGTTAGCAATGCTGATGCTCAACTATTGTATCAGTTAGATACTGTTTCTATGCCGCCACTGCTACGCCAAGTTTTCGATCGCCACATCCTCGATTTCAAAACTAGCTTTTTGAATGCTTTCTTAACTAATGTTAGACAGTGGTTAAACCATTCTCAAAAAATTAGTAGCTATGTCTTCGAGCCACAACGTAAGGCAGCGATCGGTTATTTTAAACTACAATTGGCTCACAATAACAGCCAACTGCATCAAGCACAGCTAACTGTTCATCCAGCTTACACTTGGTTATATCCTAAGTTACTTTCGCAAATGGCGCAGATTGTGGTTCAAACTTCGCCCCATCATGCTTTACAATTAGCTTCTGCTGATTATCAACCGGAGCGAGAAGAATATTTGGAAAAAATTGGTGCTAATCGCATCGAACATACTTTATTAATGTCTCGTTCGGTTTGGCATAAACTAAGGGAAACTAAGCCAGTTTCTCTCGAAGGTTTGCAACTGTCTGAGGTACTCCAAGGTTTACAACCCGCACGCACTCCGATTCCAACTCGGATGTCTTGGCTAAAATCAGTTACAAAGTTACCAAATAATAGTAAACTAGATATTTCTACTTCAGAATCAACTCTGAATAATTCGAGTTCTCAAAATGATTCAGCACCGACTGAGACAAATGAATCAACAGAAAATGGTCATCTGAGCTAA
- the selD gene encoding selenide, water dikinase SelD — MQATTDPIIKDLVLIGGGHSHAIALLMWVMSPLPGIRLTLISDTTHTPYSGMLPGLIAGFYTFDESHIDLQRLCRFAKAQFYLDKAVGLDLAKNQVICTNHPRVYFDYLSIDIGSTPATSSVSGAAKYAIPAKPVWKFLQAWDNLLTEVANQPEKPLSLAIIGGGAGGVELALNAQTRLEKIMPGKKLTMHIFHRGKELLSNHNSWVSKGLEKVCQARQIKLHLSENVTEVFPDKIICESGLKVGCDRAIWVTQASAPDWLSASGLATDSKGFILVKDTLQSVSHSHIFAAGDIATMKNYSRPKAGVFAVRMAKPLLKNLQRIITGKSLVTYQPQKRYLSLIGTGNKCAIASWSIFGWQSSLIWVWKDYLDRKFMARFHDLPDMNANFTTKKQVKQGSLNNEIMRCAGCGAKVSSNVLERVLQQLKINQTSNIIIGLNSPDDAAVISVPANQLIVQTIDYFRSLINDPFIFGQIATNHCLNDLFAMGAKPQTALAVVTLPYAAEKASEATLWQLLSGAIQVLEKSQTVLVGGHTTEGTELAFGLNCNGLVTEEKLWRKSGMKPGELLILTKAIGTGTLFAADLRYQAKGSWIETAVNSMLLSNQEAAKIFSEHSATACTDITGFGLLGHLLEMVKAAGFSVELNLETIPILPGAMETIKRGIMSSLQTQNLRAASYLENAEQFRNLAAYQLLFDPQTSGGLLATIPAEKAEDCLKNLQTAGYEQSRIIGRVREAREKLSAAIALK; from the coding sequence ATGCAAGCAACAACCGATCCGATTATAAAAGATTTAGTGCTAATTGGCGGCGGACACAGCCACGCGATCGCGCTTTTGATGTGGGTTATGTCTCCTCTTCCAGGTATCCGCTTAACTCTTATCAGCGATACTACTCATACTCCCTATTCCGGGATGTTACCTGGTTTGATTGCAGGTTTCTACACTTTTGACGAGTCTCATATCGATTTACAACGTCTTTGTCGCTTCGCTAAGGCACAATTTTATCTCGATAAAGCTGTTGGTTTAGACTTGGCAAAAAATCAAGTTATTTGTACTAACCATCCTCGGGTTTACTTTGATTACTTATCAATTGATATTGGCAGCACTCCCGCTACAAGTTCTGTATCTGGTGCAGCAAAATATGCAATTCCTGCTAAACCAGTATGGAAATTTTTACAAGCTTGGGATAATTTACTTACAGAAGTAGCTAACCAGCCAGAAAAACCTCTTTCTTTGGCGATTATCGGTGGCGGTGCAGGTGGTGTTGAATTAGCTTTAAATGCTCAAACTCGCCTTGAAAAAATTATGCCAGGAAAGAAGTTGACTATGCACATTTTTCATCGCGGCAAAGAATTATTATCTAATCATAATAGTTGGGTTAGCAAAGGCTTAGAAAAAGTTTGCCAAGCTCGTCAAATTAAACTGCATTTATCAGAAAATGTAACTGAAGTATTTCCCGACAAAATAATTTGCGAATCTGGCTTAAAAGTTGGCTGCGATCGCGCAATTTGGGTAACGCAAGCATCTGCACCAGATTGGCTTTCCGCTTCCGGATTAGCTACCGACTCGAAAGGTTTTATCTTGGTTAAAGATACGCTACAATCTGTTTCTCATTCGCATATTTTTGCGGCTGGCGATATTGCGACGATGAAAAATTATTCTCGTCCTAAAGCTGGAGTTTTTGCGGTGAGAATGGCTAAGCCATTGTTGAAAAATTTACAGCGAATTATTACAGGCAAATCCCTCGTTACTTATCAACCACAAAAGCGTTATTTAAGTTTAATTGGAACTGGAAATAAATGCGCGATCGCGTCTTGGAGTATCTTCGGCTGGCAATCTTCTCTTATCTGGGTTTGGAAAGATTATCTTGACCGTAAATTTATGGCTCGCTTCCATGATTTACCAGATATGAATGCTAATTTTACCACAAAAAAACAAGTTAAACAAGGATCTTTAAATAACGAAATAATGCGTTGTGCTGGTTGCGGAGCAAAAGTTAGTAGTAACGTCCTCGAACGAGTTTTACAACAGCTAAAAATCAACCAAACTAGTAATATTATTATCGGGCTAAATTCACCTGACGACGCAGCAGTTATTTCCGTACCAGCAAATCAATTAATCGTCCAGACAATCGATTATTTCCGCAGTTTAATTAACGATCCTTTTATTTTTGGTCAAATCGCGACTAATCACTGTCTTAACGATCTTTTTGCAATGGGTGCAAAACCGCAAACTGCTTTAGCAGTAGTCACGCTTCCCTACGCAGCAGAAAAAGCCAGCGAAGCAACTCTTTGGCAACTCCTTTCCGGGGCGATTCAAGTACTAGAAAAATCACAAACTGTTTTGGTTGGCGGTCATACAACCGAAGGTACAGAATTAGCTTTTGGTTTAAATTGTAATGGTTTAGTAACAGAAGAGAAATTATGGCGTAAAAGTGGGATGAAACCAGGTGAATTACTAATTCTTACCAAAGCAATTGGTACGGGTACTCTTTTTGCGGCAGATCTGCGCTATCAAGCCAAAGGAAGCTGGATTGAAACAGCAGTTAACTCAATGTTGCTGAGTAACCAAGAAGCAGCAAAAATATTTAGCGAACATTCAGCAACAGCTTGTACAGATATTACCGGATTTGGTTTATTAGGACATTTATTAGAAATGGTAAAAGCTGCTGGATTTAGCGTAGAATTAAATCTAGAAACTATTCCAATTTTACCAGGAGCGATGGAAACAATTAAGCGAGGAATTATGAGTTCTTTACAAACCCAGAATCTTCGTGCTGCTAGTTATCTAGAAAATGCCGAGCAATTTAGAAATTTAGCTGCATATCAGTTACTTTTCGATCCGCAAACTTCCGGCGGTTTGCTAGCAACAATTCCAGCAGAAAAAGCTGAAGATTGTTTAAAGAATTTGCAAACTGCTGGTTACGAACAGTCGAGAATTATTGGTAGAGTGAGAGAAGCTAGGGAAAAACTAAGCGCGGCGATCGCGCTGAAATAG
- a CDS encoding TRAP transporter substrate-binding protein, with translation MKRRQFVTNSAIAATSTVAIAACNQNTTTTTTGSLPRIDWRMATSWPQSLDTIFGGAETVCQRVSEMTDGRFTIAPFAAGEIVGGLEVLDAVQSGAVECGHTASYYYVGKNPALGFGTAIPFGFTPQQQNAWLYHGGGLEAMRKIYSDFQIINFPAGNTGTQMGGWFKRQINSISDLNGLKMRIPGLGGQVMSRLGVNVQVLPGGEIFLALDRGAIDAAEWVGPYDDLKLGLNEAANFYYYPGWWEPGATLEVQVNQSAWERLPQEYRQVLETATYEANLNMLSKYDALNGEALQKILAGGTQLTAYPQDVLAAAQRESFALYEENASQDASFREVYEQWQNFRQQVSEWNSLNQLTFENFVVQNSV, from the coding sequence ATGAAACGCCGACAGTTTGTTACCAATAGCGCGATCGCTGCCACTAGTACGGTCGCGATCGCTGCTTGCAACCAAAATACCACCACAACCACCACTGGTAGCTTACCCAGAATAGACTGGCGCATGGCAACCAGTTGGCCCCAATCCCTCGATACAATCTTCGGCGGCGCAGAAACCGTTTGTCAACGAGTTAGCGAAATGACTGACGGACGTTTCACGATCGCGCCCTTCGCGGCTGGCGAAATTGTCGGCGGCTTAGAAGTTTTGGACGCAGTCCAAAGCGGCGCCGTCGAATGCGGACATACTGCTAGTTACTACTACGTTGGCAAAAATCCCGCCCTCGGTTTTGGTACCGCAATCCCCTTTGGCTTCACCCCCCAACAACAAAATGCTTGGCTATATCACGGCGGCGGTTTAGAAGCCATGCGAAAAATTTATTCTGACTTTCAAATCATTAACTTCCCCGCCGGAAATACCGGAACCCAAATGGGCGGTTGGTTTAAGCGACAAATCAACTCCATTAGCGATCTCAATGGCTTAAAAATGCGTATTCCTGGATTAGGCGGACAAGTAATGTCTCGCTTAGGAGTTAACGTTCAAGTCTTACCCGGAGGCGAAATTTTCCTCGCTTTAGATCGCGGCGCGATCGACGCCGCCGAGTGGGTTGGACCCTACGACGACCTCAAATTAGGCTTGAACGAAGCCGCCAATTTCTATTACTATCCTGGTTGGTGGGAACCAGGAGCAACTTTAGAAGTCCAAGTCAATCAATCTGCTTGGGAGAGATTGCCTCAAGAGTACCGCCAAGTCCTGGAAACTGCTACCTATGAAGCTAATCTAAATATGCTTTCTAAGTATGATGCTTTGAACGGAGAAGCACTACAAAAAATCCTTGCTGGTGGCACTCAACTAACTGCTTATCCCCAAGACGTTTTGGCAGCAGCACAAAGAGAATCTTTCGCTCTCTATGAAGAAAATGCCAGTCAAGATGCCTCTTTTCGAGAAGTTTACGAACAGTGGCAAAATTTCCGCCAACAAGTTTCTGAGTGGAATAGTCTTAATCAATTAACTTTTGAAAATTTTGTCGTCCAAAATTCGGTTTAA
- a CDS encoding HAD family hydrolase, which produces MIKAVIFDVDGTLVDTVDLHAQAWQKAFAKYGYEISLAELRQQIGKGSEYIIPVFISQAEFEEKGEDIAEYRKEYFQNELMSQVRPFEKVPELFKRIKADSKKVVLATSARKTTLETYKKLLKIDDLADGATAKDDVEKSKPEPDIFAAALAKLSGISAEEVIVVGDSPYDAIAAGKINLRTVGVLCGGFSEEVLREAGCIAIYQNPADLLANYVESPLAEN; this is translated from the coding sequence ATGATAAAAGCCGTAATTTTTGACGTAGATGGCACCTTAGTAGACACAGTTGATTTACACGCCCAAGCATGGCAAAAAGCTTTTGCTAAATACGGTTATGAGATTTCTTTAGCTGAATTACGCCAGCAAATAGGTAAAGGAAGTGAATATATTATTCCCGTGTTTATTTCTCAAGCTGAGTTTGAAGAAAAAGGTGAAGATATCGCGGAATATCGGAAGGAATATTTTCAAAATGAGTTGATGTCTCAAGTGCGTCCTTTTGAGAAAGTGCCGGAATTATTTAAACGTATCAAAGCCGATAGCAAAAAGGTTGTTTTGGCGACTTCAGCCCGAAAAACTACTTTAGAAACTTATAAAAAATTGCTTAAAATTGACGATCTAGCTGACGGCGCAACTGCAAAAGACGATGTAGAAAAATCGAAGCCAGAACCGGATATTTTTGCCGCAGCTTTAGCAAAATTATCTGGTATTAGTGCTGAAGAAGTAATTGTGGTTGGCGATAGTCCATACGATGCAATAGCGGCAGGTAAAATTAATTTACGCACTGTTGGCGTACTTTGTGGTGGTTTTTCAGAGGAGGTATTACGAGAAGCTGGTTGTATAGCAATTTATCAAAATCCAGCAGATTTGTTAGCAAATTATGTCGAATCTCCTTTAGCAGAAAATTAG
- the ruvX gene encoding Holliday junction resolvase RuvX: MSKISALGLDVGKKRIGVAGCDGLGLIATGLTTIKRSSFNQDVEQLSQLVAEREVNVLVVGLPYALNGSLGYQAQQVQKFAQRVSAALSLPVEYVDERLTSIEAQGLIIAQGGSPSRNKALIDRKAAAIILQQWLDERRSAK; this comes from the coding sequence ATGAGCAAAATTTCGGCACTAGGATTAGATGTTGGCAAAAAACGCATTGGTGTTGCGGGATGCGATGGCTTAGGTTTGATTGCGACTGGTTTGACGACGATTAAACGTAGTTCTTTTAATCAAGATGTGGAACAATTAAGTCAGTTAGTTGCAGAACGCGAAGTAAATGTCCTGGTAGTTGGTTTACCTTATGCTCTGAATGGATCTTTAGGATACCAAGCGCAACAAGTGCAGAAGTTTGCTCAAAGAGTCTCAGCCGCTTTAAGTTTACCTGTAGAGTATGTAGATGAAAGATTGACTTCGATTGAAGCTCAAGGGTTAATTATCGCTCAGGGTGGCTCTCCTTCTCGTAATAAAGCACTGATCGATCGCAAAGCTGCGGCGATTATTTTACAACAGTGGTTGGACGAACGCCGCTCGGCAAAATAG